ATCTGGCGGTTCTCGTCCTCGAAATTGTAGGCGAAGACGCGGTGCTTGTTGATGATGCGCGGGAGAATGTCCTTGCCGAAATCGTGGCTGGAGCGGGGATCCTCGGCATCGGCGAGGAGGATGGGGATGAGCAGCTGGGTATTGAAGATGTACACGCCCATCGAGCCGTTGCACTTTTCGGGATTGTGGCGCGAGGGCTTGGGCAGCGCGGGCTTCTCCTGGAAGCCGGTGATGCGCCAGTTTTCGTCGGTCTCGATGACGCCGAAACGCCCGGCGGCCTCCTCGGGGGCGATCTCGAGGGTGGCCACGGTGACGTCGGCGCCGGAATCGACGTGCTGCTCGAGCATCTTGCGGTAGTTCATCTTGTAGATGTGGTCGCCGGAGAGGATGAAGACGAACCTAGAGCGCTCGCTGCCGATGGAATAGATGTTCTGGTAGACGGCGTCGGCGGTGCCCTGATACCAGTGCTGGGAGACACGCATCTGCGGGGGAAGAACTTCGAAATAATCGCCCAGGCCGGCCAGGGAAGACCAGCCACGGCGCACGTGGCGGTTGAGGCTGAGGGCCTTGTACTGGGTGAGGACGAAGACGCGGCGGAGATCGCTGTTGAGGCAGTTGGAGAGGGTGATGTCGATGATGCGGTAGACCCCGCCGAAGGGCACGGCGGGCTTGGCGCGGTCGCGCGTCAGCGGCCAAAGCCGCTCGCCCTGTCCTCCAGCGAGGAGCACGCCAATCGCATCGCGCATATCGGTCATGGGAGGCCCCTGTGGTGCGCGGTTCCTGAAGCAAGGCAATTCTACCAGCATGCACAAGAGGCGCACACCGGGTTTTAGGCGGGGCAAAGGGAACACGGCCGGGCGGTGGCGGCGCGCCGGGGCCAGGCCGGACACCTGCCTGATCCGTCACTATCATTTGGGGAGTACTTGCGGAGGTACCCCCCTCCCGCAAAGATTACTTGACTTCATATGCCCGGATTGATTAGAAGATGCCAGTCATCTGTAGGCGTGACCGCAAAGCGGTCAGCTGTATGGGTGACCGCGAAGCGGTCAACTCGTGCGATACTGTTGGGATGCGGTACGGCGTTGGAAGCCGGTATCCGCCAGTCCAAGAGAAACCAATCCGGAACGGATTGGGGGTGAATGTACAGTGGCCGAAGTAATCATCCAGGAAACAGAATCCCTGGAAAATGCCCTGCGCCGCTTCAAGCGCAAGGTGCAACAGGAAGACATCATCAAGGAAATCAAGAAGCACAGCTTCTACATGAAGCCCGGTGAAAAACGCCGGGCCAAGGAAGCGCTTTCGCGAAAGCGACTGCGCAAGAAGCAGCGGCGCGAGCAGGACTAACCTCCTGCTTGGCCCGCTGCTGAGCGCTGCGCCTTCGTGATGTAGGCCCTATCTGGGAGTGATCGCAGGGGATTTGCAGCAGGCTTCGCGCCCGCTGGCCCAGAGGGAGCCGCGACCGGCAGTGGCGGTCCGGCCCCCTCGTAGACGGGAAGCGCGCGTGAAGCCTGCCGGATCCCTGCCGGAACGGGGTCATGGGGGGCACAGCCAATGGAGTATCACGATAAGGTCCTGAAGTGTTCCGACTGCAGTTCGGAGTTCGTATTTACCGCCGGCGAACAGATGTTTTTCGCCGATAAGGGCTTCAAGAACGAACCCAAACGCTGCAAAACCTGCAAGGCAAAACGCACCGAGGGTTCCGGAAACTCCGGGACGTCCCGCGCCGAAACGAAAACCAACTGCTCGCAGTGCGGCAAGGAAACAACCGTGCCCTTCCGTCCCACGCAGGGGCGCCCGGTCTTCTGCCGGGAATGCTTCCAGCAGCGGCGCACCATGGGTGCTTCGCCGAACTGAAGCGAGCCTGTCGAAAAGCCATCTGACCGAACCTGGGCGGCGCGC
This is a stretch of genomic DNA from Terriglobia bacterium. It encodes these proteins:
- the glgC gene encoding glucose-1-phosphate adenylyltransferase encodes the protein MRDAIGVLLAGGQGERLWPLTRDRAKPAVPFGGVYRIIDITLSNCLNSDLRRVFVLTQYKALSLNRHVRRGWSSLAGLGDYFEVLPPQMRVSQHWYQGTADAVYQNIYSIGSERSRFVFILSGDHIYKMNYRKMLEQHVDSGADVTVATLEIAPEEAAGRFGVIETDENWRITGFQEKPALPKPSRHNPEKCNGSMGVYIFNTQLLIPILLADAEDPRSSHDFGKDILPRIINKHRVFAYNFEDENRQISQYWRDVGTIDAYFEANLDLVSVSPVFNLYDKEWPLRTWQQQYPPAKFVFADPDRMGAALDSIVAGGSVISGGRVVQCVLGYDVRINSYSEISRSIIYNHVSIGRHSHVRNAIIDRHVTLPENTEIGFDLEADRRRFHVTDSGIVVVVRQESLIEEPESA
- the rpsU gene encoding 30S ribosomal protein S21; this encodes MAEVIIQETESLENALRRFKRKVQQEDIIKEIKKHSFYMKPGEKRRAKEALSRKRLRKKQRREQD
- a CDS encoding zinc-ribbon domain containing protein, whose product is MEYHDKVLKCSDCSSEFVFTAGEQMFFADKGFKNEPKRCKTCKAKRTEGSGNSGTSRAETKTNCSQCGKETTVPFRPTQGRPVFCRECFQQRRTMGASPN